A genomic stretch from Juglans microcarpa x Juglans regia isolate MS1-56 chromosome 3S, Jm3101_v1.0, whole genome shotgun sequence includes:
- the LOC121257467 gene encoding aminoacylase-1-like isoform X1, whose protein sequence is MELHCRTTVYCSYFFAILALLSISSTKAEAEEDPSSIISRFQQYLQISTAHPHPHYSQAADFILSQAKSLSLETRTLEFVQGKPIILLKWQGSDPDLPSILLNSHTDVVTVEQEKWSHPPFGAHLDRQGNIYARGSQDMKCVGMQYLEAIRSLKASGFEPVRSVYLSFVPDEEIGGRDGAEKFAGSDVFKNLNVGIVLDEGLASPNENYRMFYEERRAWPLVIKATGQPGHGAKLYDNTAMENLLRSIESVRRFRASQFDLVKAGLKAQGDVISVNMVFLKAGTPSPTGFVMNLQPSEAEAGFDIRVPPTADPEPLERRIAEEWAPASRNMTFELRRFKQKVYLHAKFVKPVLNTTNISNPWWTLLEEAVRKANGKLGQPEIFPASTDARHFRQQGLPAIGFSPMANTPILLHDHNEFLNQDEYLKGIDVYVSIIKAYASYIDHTRKEAPRDEL, encoded by the exons ATGGAACTCCATTGCAGAACCACCGTTTACTGCTCCTACTTCTTTGCCATACTAGCGTTACTCTCAATATCGTCAACAAAAGCAGAAGCCGAAGAAGACCCATCATCGATCATATCGAGATTCCAACAGTACCTTCAAATCAGTACAGCCCATCCTCATCCCCACTACAGTCAAGCGGCCGATTTCATCCTCTCCCAAGCCAAATCTCTTTCTCTTGAGACCCGGACCCTGGAGTTCGTCCAGGGCAAGCCTATCATCCTTCTCAAGTGGCAGGGCTCTGATCCGGACCTCCCATCTATTCTCCTCAACTCCCACACCGACGTCGTTACCGTCGAGCAGGAGAAATGGTCCCACCCTCCGTTCGGGGCCCACCTCGATCGGCAGGGCAACATCTACGCCAGAGGGTCCCAGGACATGAAGTGCGTCGGCATGCAGTACCTCGAGGCCATTCGCAGTCTGAAAGCTTCTGGGTTCGAGCCTGTTCGATCTGTCTACCTGTCTTTCGTGCCGGACGAGGAGATTGGTGGCCGTGATGGTGCCGAGAAGTTTGCGGGTTCCGATGTCTTCAAGAACTTGAATGTGGGCATCGTACTCGACGAAG GTTTGGCTTCTCCCAATGAGAATTACAGGATGTTTTATGAGGAACGACGCGCATGGCCGCTCGTTATTAAGGCTACAGGACAACCAGGCCATGGAGCAAAGTTGTACGACAACACAGCCATGGAAAATCTGTTGAGAAGCATTGAGAGTGTGAGGAGGTTTCGGGCATCGCAGTTTGATCTGGTGAAGGCAGGCTTGAAGGCTCAGGGCGACGTCATTTCGGTTAACATGGTATTTTTGAAGGCGGGAACGCCATCTCCAACT GGTTTCGTAATGAATTTGCAGCCATCTGAAGCAGAAGCGGGTTTCGATATTCGAGTGCCTCCAACTGCTGATCCAGAACCTCTGGAAAGGCGGATTGCTGAAGAATGGGCACCTGCTTCGCGCAATATGACATTCGAG CTTAGGCGGTTTAAGCAGAAGGTTTATTTGCATGCTAAGTTTGTTAAGCCAGTCCTCAACACGACCAACATTTCAAACCCCTGGTGGACGCTACTAGAAGAAGCTGTCAGAAAAGCTAATGGCAAACTTGGTCAGCCAGAAATCTTTCCTGCCTCTACAGATGCTCGCCATTTTCGACAACAAGGCTTGCCTGCAATTGGCTTCTCTCCTATGGCAAATACTCCTATTCTTCTACATGATCACAATGAG
- the LOC121257467 gene encoding aminoacylase-1-like isoform X3 has translation MELHCRTTVYCSYFFAILALLSISSTKAEAEEDPSSIISRFQQYLQISTAHPHPHYSQAADFILSQAKSLSLETRTLEFVQGKPIILLKWQGSDPDLPSILLNSHTDVVTVEQEKWSHPPFGAHLDRQGNIYARGSQDMKCVGMQYLEAIRSLKASGFEPVRSVYLSFVPDEEIGGRDGAEKFAGSDVFKNLNVGIVLDEGLASPNENYRMFYEERRAWPLVIKATGQPGHGAKLYDNTAMENLLRSIESVRRFRASQFDLVKAGLKAQGDVISVNMVFLKAGTPSPTGFVMNLQPSEAEAGFDIRVPPTADPEPLERRIAEEWAPASRNMTFEVFTHWKILSLKIGTFVAVRTEYLWLFGMLHQVPRKYRLP, from the exons ATGGAACTCCATTGCAGAACCACCGTTTACTGCTCCTACTTCTTTGCCATACTAGCGTTACTCTCAATATCGTCAACAAAAGCAGAAGCCGAAGAAGACCCATCATCGATCATATCGAGATTCCAACAGTACCTTCAAATCAGTACAGCCCATCCTCATCCCCACTACAGTCAAGCGGCCGATTTCATCCTCTCCCAAGCCAAATCTCTTTCTCTTGAGACCCGGACCCTGGAGTTCGTCCAGGGCAAGCCTATCATCCTTCTCAAGTGGCAGGGCTCTGATCCGGACCTCCCATCTATTCTCCTCAACTCCCACACCGACGTCGTTACCGTCGAGCAGGAGAAATGGTCCCACCCTCCGTTCGGGGCCCACCTCGATCGGCAGGGCAACATCTACGCCAGAGGGTCCCAGGACATGAAGTGCGTCGGCATGCAGTACCTCGAGGCCATTCGCAGTCTGAAAGCTTCTGGGTTCGAGCCTGTTCGATCTGTCTACCTGTCTTTCGTGCCGGACGAGGAGATTGGTGGCCGTGATGGTGCCGAGAAGTTTGCGGGTTCCGATGTCTTCAAGAACTTGAATGTGGGCATCGTACTCGACGAAG GTTTGGCTTCTCCCAATGAGAATTACAGGATGTTTTATGAGGAACGACGCGCATGGCCGCTCGTTATTAAGGCTACAGGACAACCAGGCCATGGAGCAAAGTTGTACGACAACACAGCCATGGAAAATCTGTTGAGAAGCATTGAGAGTGTGAGGAGGTTTCGGGCATCGCAGTTTGATCTGGTGAAGGCAGGCTTGAAGGCTCAGGGCGACGTCATTTCGGTTAACATGGTATTTTTGAAGGCGGGAACGCCATCTCCAACT GGTTTCGTAATGAATTTGCAGCCATCTGAAGCAGAAGCGGGTTTCGATATTCGAGTGCCTCCAACTGCTGATCCAGAACCTCTGGAAAGGCGGATTGCTGAAGAATGGGCACCTGCTTCGCGCAATATGACATTCGAGGTATTCACTCATTGGAAAATTCTCTCTTTGAAAATTGGTACGTTTGTTGCAGTAAGAACGGAATACCTTTGGCTGTTTGGGATGCTCCATCAGG TCCCTAGAAAGTACAGATTACCATGA
- the LOC121257467 gene encoding aminoacylase-1-like isoform X2 — protein MELHCRTTVYCSYFFAILALLSISSTKAEAEEDPSSIISRFQQYLQISTAHPHPHYSQAADFILSQAKSLSLETRTLEFVQGKPIILLKWQGSDPDLPSILLNSHTDVVTVEQEKWSHPPFGAHLDRQGNIYARGSQDMKCVGMQYLEAIRSLKASGFEPVRSVYLSFVPDEEIGGRDGAEKFAGSDVFKNLNVGIVLDEGLASPNENYRMFYEERRAWPLVIKATGQPGHGAKLYDNTAMENLLRSIESVRRFRASQFDLVKAGLKAQGDVISVNMVFLKAGTPSPTGFVMNLQPSEAEAGFDIRVPPTADPEPLERRIAEEWAPASRNMTFELRRFKPVLNTTNISNPWWTLLEEAVRKANGKLGQPEIFPASTDARHFRQQGLPAIGFSPMANTPILLHDHNEFLNQDEYLKGIDVYVSIIKAYASYIDHTRKEAPRDEL, from the exons ATGGAACTCCATTGCAGAACCACCGTTTACTGCTCCTACTTCTTTGCCATACTAGCGTTACTCTCAATATCGTCAACAAAAGCAGAAGCCGAAGAAGACCCATCATCGATCATATCGAGATTCCAACAGTACCTTCAAATCAGTACAGCCCATCCTCATCCCCACTACAGTCAAGCGGCCGATTTCATCCTCTCCCAAGCCAAATCTCTTTCTCTTGAGACCCGGACCCTGGAGTTCGTCCAGGGCAAGCCTATCATCCTTCTCAAGTGGCAGGGCTCTGATCCGGACCTCCCATCTATTCTCCTCAACTCCCACACCGACGTCGTTACCGTCGAGCAGGAGAAATGGTCCCACCCTCCGTTCGGGGCCCACCTCGATCGGCAGGGCAACATCTACGCCAGAGGGTCCCAGGACATGAAGTGCGTCGGCATGCAGTACCTCGAGGCCATTCGCAGTCTGAAAGCTTCTGGGTTCGAGCCTGTTCGATCTGTCTACCTGTCTTTCGTGCCGGACGAGGAGATTGGTGGCCGTGATGGTGCCGAGAAGTTTGCGGGTTCCGATGTCTTCAAGAACTTGAATGTGGGCATCGTACTCGACGAAG GTTTGGCTTCTCCCAATGAGAATTACAGGATGTTTTATGAGGAACGACGCGCATGGCCGCTCGTTATTAAGGCTACAGGACAACCAGGCCATGGAGCAAAGTTGTACGACAACACAGCCATGGAAAATCTGTTGAGAAGCATTGAGAGTGTGAGGAGGTTTCGGGCATCGCAGTTTGATCTGGTGAAGGCAGGCTTGAAGGCTCAGGGCGACGTCATTTCGGTTAACATGGTATTTTTGAAGGCGGGAACGCCATCTCCAACT GGTTTCGTAATGAATTTGCAGCCATCTGAAGCAGAAGCGGGTTTCGATATTCGAGTGCCTCCAACTGCTGATCCAGAACCTCTGGAAAGGCGGATTGCTGAAGAATGGGCACCTGCTTCGCGCAATATGACATTCGAG CTTAGGCGGT TTAAGCCAGTCCTCAACACGACCAACATTTCAAACCCCTGGTGGACGCTACTAGAAGAAGCTGTCAGAAAAGCTAATGGCAAACTTGGTCAGCCAGAAATCTTTCCTGCCTCTACAGATGCTCGCCATTTTCGACAACAAGGCTTGCCTGCAATTGGCTTCTCTCCTATGGCAAATACTCCTATTCTTCTACATGATCACAATGAG